Proteins encoded together in one Candidatus Xianfuyuplasma coldseepsis window:
- a CDS encoding beta-ketoacyl-ACP synthase III, translating into MIYTKIKGTGSYVPKRFLTNDDLAQIVDTNDEWIRTRTGIEKRHIVTDEYTIDLAEQAALEALESSHVAKEDIDLVIVATVTPDHYFPGIAQLLQKRLGLKTVTAFDINAACSGFLYALQIADKMIKSGAFHNALIVGAETLTRLTDWSDRNTCVLFGDAAGAMVIGTSDYDSIRTVITGSDGDDNSYLICDNVDLKDPYTNEKSTQDHIHMNGREVFKFATRIMPQMVRDLLEMNKMSIDDLDYIVAHQANLRIIDKAARDLNFSMDKMYVNINEYGNTSAASVPLAIDEAIRKGHLKRGDQFVTVAFGGGFTWGGALITY; encoded by the coding sequence ATGATTTATACAAAGATTAAAGGAACGGGGAGTTATGTACCCAAACGGTTTTTAACCAATGATGATTTAGCACAAATCGTCGATACAAATGATGAATGGATTCGGACTCGTACCGGGATCGAAAAACGACATATCGTTACTGATGAATATACCATTGATTTAGCAGAACAAGCAGCACTAGAAGCTCTAGAGTCATCACACGTGGCAAAAGAAGATATTGATTTGGTCATCGTAGCAACGGTTACGCCAGATCATTATTTTCCGGGAATTGCACAACTACTACAAAAACGGCTTGGTTTAAAAACCGTTACTGCATTTGATATCAATGCTGCATGTAGCGGATTTTTATATGCACTTCAAATCGCGGATAAAATGATTAAGAGTGGCGCATTTCACAATGCGTTGATCGTTGGTGCTGAAACACTGACACGTCTAACCGATTGGTCCGATCGAAACACATGTGTGCTGTTTGGAGATGCTGCAGGAGCCATGGTCATCGGGACAAGTGATTACGACAGTATTCGTACAGTAATTACTGGTAGCGATGGCGATGACAACAGTTATCTTATTTGTGATAATGTGGATTTAAAAGATCCATATACCAATGAAAAAAGTACACAAGATCACATTCACATGAACGGTCGTGAAGTGTTTAAATTTGCCACACGGATTATGCCACAAATGGTTCGTGATCTGCTGGAGATGAACAAGATGTCAATTGATGACTTGGACTATATCGTAGCGCATCAAGCCAACTTGAGAATCATTGATAAGGCGGCGCGTGACTTAAACTTCTCTATGGACAAGATGTATGTCAATATCAATGAATATGGCAATACATCCGCCGCAAGTGTACCGCTGGCAATCGATGAAGCGATTCGTAAAGGTCACTTAAAACGAGGCGATCAATTTGTAACCGTAGCCTTTGGTGGAGGATTCACCTGGGGTGGCGCACTGATTACGTATTAG
- the fabD gene encoding ACP S-malonyltransferase has product MNIAFMFSGQGSQYVGMGRELYDQYPSVQALFQQASDTLGYDVKTILFEDEERLNDTLYTQPLMFVLYASIHKVLHENGLKSTHTCGLSLGEYGALYDAGVFDFETGLYLLEARGRFMNEASAAVSGSMAAVLGLDKEPLLDAIKQVDGYCTIANYNTYGQLVISGEVEAVEAVSTLAKEAGAKRVIPLNTSGPFHSDLMKEAAIQFGQFIQQYSFKEPTKPLLTNVNGSYHQGSLEDAMVRQITSSVYFYQMIEQLINDDVTTFIEIGPKKTLSSFVKKIDRSLTILNVEDVASLEHTIETIKEVDNNEQ; this is encoded by the coding sequence ATGAACATTGCATTTATGTTTTCTGGTCAAGGTTCACAGTATGTAGGAATGGGACGTGAGTTATACGATCAGTACCCTTCGGTACAAGCGCTATTTCAACAGGCTAGTGATACTCTTGGCTATGATGTGAAGACAATCCTATTTGAGGATGAAGAACGATTAAACGATACGTTATATACCCAACCATTAATGTTTGTTTTGTATGCGAGCATCCACAAGGTATTGCATGAAAATGGCTTAAAATCAACACATACATGTGGATTATCGCTTGGTGAGTATGGTGCATTATACGATGCGGGTGTATTTGATTTTGAAACAGGGTTATACTTATTAGAAGCTCGTGGACGATTCATGAACGAAGCAAGTGCTGCTGTTTCGGGTAGTATGGCTGCCGTTCTTGGATTGGACAAAGAACCTTTGTTAGACGCAATCAAACAAGTAGATGGTTATTGTACTATCGCCAACTACAATACATATGGTCAACTTGTAATAAGTGGGGAAGTTGAGGCGGTTGAAGCCGTTAGCACTCTTGCAAAAGAGGCCGGTGCGAAACGCGTCATTCCCTTAAATACCAGTGGACCGTTTCATTCTGATTTGATGAAGGAAGCGGCGATTCAGTTTGGACAGTTTATCCAACAGTATTCGTTTAAAGAACCTACGAAACCATTGTTAACGAATGTCAATGGTTCGTATCATCAAGGATCACTTGAAGATGCAATGGTCCGACAAATCACAAGCAGTGTTTATTTTTATCAAATGATTGAACAATTAATAAACGATGATGTAACAACCTTTATCGAGATTGGTCCGAAGAAGACATTGAGCAGTTTTGTCAAAAAAATTGATCGTTCTCTTACCATCTTAAATGTAGAGGATGTCGCATCATTAGAGCATACAATAGAAACAATCAAGGAGGTCGACAACAATGAACAATAA
- the fabG gene encoding 3-oxoacyl-[acyl-carrier-protein] reductase: MNNKTVIITGGNTGIGREIGLHFGSKKANVVVNYIFNEEAADDTVHHIKNLGGNAIKVYGDVTKLSDCEAIVQAAVETFGQVDVLVNNSGITRDNLIMRMKEEDFDQVIDVNLKGTWNMCKSVARKMTKQRSGSIINISSVVGIMGNAGQSNYVASKAGIIGLTKSLAKEFGPRGVTVNAVAPGFIETKMTEVLPEDVKKAYMAQIPLGVFGKPQDIAYACAFLASSKARYITGQVLSVNGGML; the protein is encoded by the coding sequence ATGAACAATAAAACCGTAATTATTACTGGTGGAAACACGGGAATCGGACGTGAAATAGGACTCCATTTCGGTAGTAAAAAAGCCAATGTAGTCGTCAATTACATCTTTAACGAAGAAGCCGCCGATGATACGGTACATCATATTAAAAACCTTGGGGGAAACGCGATAAAAGTGTATGGCGATGTCACCAAGTTATCCGATTGTGAAGCCATTGTTCAAGCAGCAGTAGAAACGTTTGGACAAGTTGATGTATTGGTGAATAATAGTGGTATTACTCGCGATAATCTCATCATGCGCATGAAAGAAGAAGACTTCGATCAAGTTATTGATGTCAACTTAAAAGGAACATGGAACATGTGTAAAAGCGTTGCCCGAAAGATGACGAAACAGCGCAGTGGTTCCATCATCAATATAAGTAGTGTCGTCGGAATTATGGGAAATGCGGGTCAAAGTAACTACGTTGCTAGTAAAGCTGGAATTATTGGGTTAACCAAGAGTTTAGCGAAAGAATTTGGACCACGCGGAGTCACGGTAAATGCGGTTGCACCTGGATTCATTGAAACAAAAATGACCGAGGTGCTTCCTGAGGACGTTAAGAAAGCCTATATGGCTCAAATCCCACTAGGAGTATTTGGAAAACCACAGGATATAGCCTATGCATGTGCCTTTTTAGCAAGTTCGAAAGCACGTTATATTACTGGACAAGTATTGAGTGTTAATGGGGGGATGTTGTAA
- the fabF gene encoding beta-ketoacyl-ACP synthase II → MKRRVVVTGMGAITPLGNDWRTTWENAKQGTNGIDFITGFDISTNDIKIGGEIKNFDFDAVLGRKFTKRMDKFVQLAMVSTKEAVADSELDFEQENRDRCGVYFASGIGGLATIASEEDKAQNRGYDRISPFFIPGSIINIAAGQIAIDYGLHGMATSSVTACASATNGIGDAFRAIRDGYLDIIVAGGSEASMIPLGLGGFNVMQALNRSNDPSYASIPFDKNREGFVMGEGSATLILEEYEHAIARGAHIYAEIVGYGSTCDAYHITGPDPEADGARKCMELAISDAGLDMEDVDYINAHGTSTPLNDRTETKAIKKAFGDHAYQLHVSSTKSMTGHLLGASGAVEAIFTAMATKDDFVPPTINSKEIDKEECDLNYTLGYGITKEVDVAISNSLGFGGHNATIVFKKYRG, encoded by the coding sequence ATGAAACGTCGTGTTGTAGTTACAGGTATGGGAGCAATCACACCACTTGGGAATGATTGGAGAACGACCTGGGAAAATGCAAAACAAGGGACAAACGGAATTGATTTTATTACTGGATTTGATATCTCAACCAACGATATAAAAATTGGTGGTGAAATCAAGAACTTTGATTTTGATGCGGTACTAGGTCGTAAATTTACCAAACGAATGGATAAGTTTGTTCAACTCGCTATGGTAAGCACCAAAGAAGCCGTTGCGGATTCTGAACTTGATTTTGAACAAGAAAATCGTGATCGTTGTGGAGTCTATTTCGCTAGTGGAATTGGTGGATTGGCAACAATTGCCAGTGAAGAAGATAAAGCTCAAAACAGAGGGTATGATCGAATTAGTCCATTCTTTATACCTGGTTCGATTATCAATATAGCAGCAGGACAAATTGCGATTGATTATGGTCTTCATGGAATGGCAACCAGTAGTGTCACCGCATGTGCAAGTGCTACCAATGGTATTGGCGATGCCTTCCGAGCCATCCGTGATGGTTATCTGGATATCATTGTTGCTGGTGGATCTGAAGCTAGTATGATTCCTCTTGGTTTAGGAGGATTCAACGTGATGCAAGCATTGAATCGCAGTAATGATCCTTCCTACGCAAGTATTCCATTTGATAAAAACCGGGAAGGGTTTGTCATGGGGGAAGGTTCCGCCACCTTGATCTTGGAAGAGTATGAACATGCCATTGCACGAGGGGCTCATATCTATGCGGAAATCGTCGGGTATGGATCCACCTGTGATGCGTATCATATTACCGGACCAGACCCCGAAGCTGATGGTGCTCGTAAATGTATGGAACTTGCCATTTCGGATGCTGGATTAGACATGGAGGATGTCGATTACATCAATGCCCATGGAACCAGTACACCGCTTAATGATCGTACGGAAACCAAAGCGATTAAGAAAGCCTTTGGCGATCATGCGTATCAATTACATGTGTCGTCTACAAAAAGTATGACGGGGCATTTACTTGGAGCAAGCGGCGCGGTAGAAGCCATTTTTACGGCGATGGCAACCAAAGATGACTTTGTCCCACCAACGATTAATAGTAAAGAAATTGACAAAGAGGAATGCGACTTGAATTATACCCTTGGCTATGGTATAACCAAAGAGGTAGATGTTGCCATTAGTAATAGTCTTGGCTTTGGTGGACACAACGCCACCATTGTCTTTAAAAAATATCGGGGGTAA
- the fabZ gene encoding 3-hydroxyacyl-ACP dehydratase FabZ, with protein MELNSNQIQEIIPHRYPFLLIDKVVELEPGHSCKAIKNVSANEMQFMGHFPQEHVMPGVLMVEALAQAGAVIILSVPENKGKIAYFAGIDKCKFKQKVVPGDTLELNVEIVRQKGPIGFGTAVATVNGKVAVQAELKFAVGE; from the coding sequence ATGGAATTAAATAGTAATCAAATTCAAGAAATCATTCCCCATCGTTATCCGTTCTTATTGATTGATAAAGTGGTGGAATTGGAACCAGGACATTCCTGTAAAGCGATTAAGAACGTGTCCGCCAATGAGATGCAATTTATGGGACATTTCCCACAAGAACACGTGATGCCTGGAGTATTGATGGTCGAAGCGCTAGCGCAGGCAGGTGCCGTCATTATTTTGTCCGTACCAGAAAACAAAGGTAAAATTGCCTATTTTGCGGGAATTGATAAGTGTAAGTTCAAACAAAAAGTGGTACCCGGGGATACTTTGGAATTAAACGTCGAAATTGTACGTCAAAAAGGACCCATCGGATTTGGAACCGCGGTAGCAACTGTTAACGGTAAAGTGGCCGTTCAAGCGGAATTAAAATTCGCTGTTGGGGAATAG
- a CDS encoding glycoside hydrolase family 2 TIM barrel-domain containing protein — protein MKKISIIMISMVLIIVLAACKEEGPDDNPVTSCIPGFQVIDGRCVEIEDNEEDPVTCDLGYKAEGDSCIVDENARFRLDGRNFYMDNEPFFIKGICWNPVGIGDVHPAGLDFSGFVDEDADLMQAAGINVVRTYEPIKSTAVLDTLLEHGIYVINTVYPYGGNSVESVVNNMSDVLDHEAIIMWAIGNEWNYNGIYYGLSMNESIERLNDVAARIKEIDSTRPVTTIYGYLPSTSTVNAMPDVDIWGLNIYSGATFGTIFAQWKNISDKPMYIAEYGADAWNANIDAEDETSQAYATTQLTQEIIDNSSEIYPDNTSIGGTIFSFADEWWKDSNGTPDVQDSGGIAPGGGPYPDQTFNEEFWGIVDIYREPRAAYYALQALYVED, from the coding sequence ATGAAAAAAATATCAATCATCATGATATCGATGGTGCTAATTATAGTATTAGCTGCATGTAAAGAGGAGGGGCCGGACGATAATCCGGTTACAAGCTGTATTCCTGGTTTCCAAGTAATTGATGGACGATGTGTCGAAATAGAGGATAATGAAGAAGATCCTGTTACATGTGATTTGGGTTACAAAGCAGAAGGAGATTCTTGTATTGTCGATGAGAATGCGCGGTTCCGTCTTGATGGACGAAATTTCTACATGGATAATGAACCATTCTTTATCAAAGGAATCTGTTGGAATCCAGTTGGGATCGGTGATGTTCATCCTGCTGGTTTAGATTTTAGTGGCTTTGTAGATGAGGATGCTGATCTGATGCAAGCGGCTGGGATCAACGTTGTAAGAACCTATGAACCAATTAAAAGCACAGCGGTGTTGGATACGCTTTTAGAACATGGAATCTATGTGATCAATACCGTGTATCCTTATGGTGGTAATTCGGTGGAGTCGGTAGTCAATAACATGAGTGATGTCCTTGATCATGAAGCGATTATTATGTGGGCGATTGGAAATGAGTGGAATTACAATGGAATCTATTACGGTTTATCTATGAATGAATCGATTGAACGATTAAACGACGTGGCAGCCCGAATTAAAGAAATCGATTCAACACGTCCCGTGACGACGATTTATGGATACTTACCTTCTACATCAACAGTAAATGCCATGCCGGATGTTGATATATGGGGTCTTAATATTTATTCTGGGGCAACGTTTGGAACGATTTTTGCCCAATGGAAAAATATTTCTGATAAACCGATGTATATCGCCGAATATGGTGCGGATGCATGGAATGCGAATATCGATGCGGAAGATGAAACGTCCCAAGCGTATGCAACGACCCAGTTGACACAAGAAATCATTGATAATTCATCGGAGATTTATCCCGATAACACCAGTATTGGGGGAACGATATTTAGTTTTGCAGATGAATGGTGGAAAGACAGCAATGGGACACCGGATGTACAAGATAGTGGTGGGATTGCTCCCGGGGGTGGACCGTATCCAGACCAAACATTTAATGAAGAGTTTTGGGGTATTGTCGATATCTATCGTGAACCTCGTGCCGCGTACTATGCTTTGCAAGCTTTGTATGTTGAAGATTGA
- a CDS encoding NUDIX domain-containing protein codes for MKLLKIFDRRNTKHGAQPIIYRNAVRAIILKEDKLLMVYSETAKEYKFPGGGIEKEEAREVALKRETLEEVGHDIKSVNEPLGYVDQLYNDIYDEDKYFYQRSYYYFCEIKDEYVGMKLSESERAMRFLPRWVTLDEAIRVNQEKIDTNNEYPWTERELYVLKLLKGMRP; via the coding sequence ATGAAATTGTTAAAAATCTTTGATCGTCGGAATACCAAGCATGGAGCACAACCGATTATCTATCGCAATGCAGTACGGGCGATTATTTTAAAAGAGGATAAATTGTTGATGGTGTATTCAGAGACCGCCAAAGAGTATAAATTTCCCGGTGGTGGGATTGAAAAAGAAGAAGCTCGGGAAGTCGCGCTGAAACGAGAAACCTTAGAAGAGGTTGGTCATGATATCAAAAGTGTCAATGAACCACTCGGGTATGTCGATCAACTATACAATGATATTTATGATGAAGATAAGTATTTTTATCAACGCAGTTATTATTACTTCTGTGAAATCAAGGATGAGTATGTTGGAATGAAATTAAGTGAATCTGAACGAGCAATGCGATTTCTTCCACGATGGGTTACATTGGATGAAGCGATACGCGTGAATCAGGAGAAAATCGATACCAACAACGAATACCCGTGGACTGAGCGTGAGTTGTATGTCCTCAAATTACTGAAAGGAATGAGACCGTGA
- the dut gene encoding dUTP diphosphatase — MRGFEKAKGFEHLDIPLPERKTEHSAGYDISIIDDIMIPAGAVAFGKTGLKAFMQDGEVLKIYPRSSLAKNYHLTLGNNVGIVDKDYYNNPDNDGHIMISLRNFGQNDIMLRKGERVAQAIFEQYLTSPFETEVKDRRQGGFGSTGK; from the coding sequence GTGAGAGGATTTGAAAAAGCCAAAGGTTTTGAACACCTAGACATTCCCTTGCCAGAGCGTAAAACAGAACACAGTGCTGGGTATGACATCTCCATTATCGACGATATTATGATTCCAGCAGGTGCAGTAGCCTTTGGTAAAACAGGACTAAAAGCCTTCATGCAAGATGGGGAAGTGTTAAAGATTTATCCTCGTAGCAGCTTGGCAAAAAACTATCACTTGACTCTGGGAAATAATGTCGGAATTGTCGATAAAGATTATTATAATAATCCCGATAATGATGGTCATATAATGATCAGTTTACGTAATTTTGGTCAAAATGATATTATGTTAAGAAAGGGTGAACGTGTCGCACAAGCGATATTCGAACAATACCTTACTAGTCCCTTTGAAACGGAAGTAAAAGACCGTCGTCAAGGTGGCTTTGGAAGCACTGGAAAATAA
- a CDS encoding DUF4430 domain-containing protein, giving the protein MKKLFSMITVFLLAITMVACSDETDETINDLEAQISELQATNQALETQNSDLESAIQLYEDAEMDVIFTTKTIDLEGHETAIVLAFNDDQDITLKAVAKGFFNADITESEYGAFVNTMNDMNLPYGSYIAIYENDEPSSVGIDDLVIDDGDVFEFRVVWWDVIQYEVYETLHLFIDNHLDDYISTSYIDYNVFLGCQGLCDDVLTDEEIELYLNGLTLSTTQDYFKAMMIANHLENDSLLQTYQTALYSNASTGPYGQTAMTMIALDHTNPDFDYSTFIDDAMVYFASTTPYDEGLDTGGLDLVALSPYLDSQATQDLVDAYVTWIQSEQLPSGGIKTRDVMWNDTTYPGTENAASISQVIIGLIAVGVDPTGDELTVGFNNLITRLLEFHLDDGSFDWDLTDEIENDLLFSTPQAFLALSTYYHYVNSYGEITHLYN; this is encoded by the coding sequence ATGAAAAAACTATTCTCGATGATCACGGTATTTTTGCTGGCCATAACAATGGTGGCATGTAGTGATGAAACCGACGAAACGATCAATGATTTAGAAGCACAAATTAGTGAATTACAAGCAACAAACCAAGCATTAGAAACACAAAACTCCGATTTAGAATCTGCGATTCAGTTGTATGAAGACGCTGAAATGGACGTTATTTTTACGACCAAAACAATCGACTTAGAAGGTCATGAAACCGCAATTGTACTCGCATTCAACGATGACCAAGATATTACATTAAAGGCTGTTGCCAAAGGATTCTTTAATGCCGATATCACCGAAAGTGAGTATGGTGCATTCGTCAATACGATGAATGATATGAATTTGCCGTATGGTAGCTATATTGCAATTTATGAGAACGATGAACCAAGTAGTGTTGGAATTGATGACCTCGTTATTGACGATGGTGATGTATTTGAGTTTCGTGTAGTGTGGTGGGATGTTATCCAGTATGAAGTTTATGAAACATTGCATTTGTTTATTGACAATCATTTGGATGATTATATCTCAACATCGTACATTGATTATAATGTCTTTTTAGGATGTCAAGGTCTTTGTGATGATGTCTTGACCGACGAAGAGATTGAACTCTATTTAAATGGATTAACGTTGTCTACAACACAAGACTACTTCAAGGCAATGATGATTGCGAACCATCTCGAAAACGATTCCTTATTACAAACCTATCAAACTGCATTGTATAGCAACGCATCAACGGGACCATATGGACAAACCGCAATGACGATGATTGCTCTTGATCATACCAATCCAGATTTTGATTATAGTACATTCATCGATGACGCTATGGTATACTTTGCATCAACCACACCATATGATGAAGGTTTGGATACAGGGGGACTCGATCTAGTTGCTCTAAGTCCCTATCTAGATTCGCAAGCAACCCAAGATCTTGTCGATGCATATGTGACATGGATTCAATCGGAACAACTACCAAGTGGTGGCATTAAAACACGAGATGTTATGTGGAATGATACAACCTATCCCGGAACCGAAAACGCAGCTTCCATCAGCCAAGTTATTATCGGATTAATCGCGGTGGGTGTTGATCCTACAGGGGATGAACTTACCGTTGGTTTCAACAATTTAATTACACGTTTGTTAGAGTTTCATCTGGATGATGGAAGTTTTGATTGGGATCTGACAGATGAGATTGAGAATGATCTATTATTTAGTACACCACAAGCATTTTTAGCACTTAGCACATACTATCATTATGTGAATTCGTATGGGGAAATTACTCATTTATATAACTAA
- the tsf gene encoding translation elongation factor Ts, which translates to MAISAKLVKELREKTGAGMMDCKKALTATDGDLDKAADWLREKGIAKAAKKQSRIAAEGLCNVLVDGNEAVVFELNCETDFVAKNDNFKALLDEVGSTILNSKASNLDEALAVELNGKTLADVLVEATAKIGEKISLRRVARFTKEDSASFGAYAHMGGKIVSLTIIDGVDEEVAKDVSMHVAAINPKYLDPSQISEDVIEHEKQILTAEALNEGKPANIVEKMVQGRLNKYLKEICLVNQPFVKDPDQTVEKFVKANKGTIVGFTRLEVGEGIEKRQDDFASEVMSQVNA; encoded by the coding sequence ATGGCAATCAGTGCAAAACTCGTAAAAGAATTACGCGAAAAAACTGGTGCAGGAATGATGGATTGTAAAAAAGCCTTAACTGCAACAGATGGAGATTTGGATAAAGCAGCAGACTGGTTACGTGAAAAAGGAATCGCTAAAGCAGCGAAAAAGCAATCACGCATCGCAGCTGAAGGACTATGTAATGTATTGGTAGATGGAAATGAAGCAGTTGTATTCGAATTAAACTGTGAAACCGACTTTGTTGCGAAAAACGATAACTTCAAAGCGTTATTGGATGAAGTTGGATCAACTATTTTAAATAGTAAAGCAAGCAATTTAGACGAAGCATTAGCTGTGGAATTAAACGGAAAAACATTGGCGGATGTATTAGTCGAAGCAACCGCAAAAATCGGTGAAAAAATATCATTACGCCGCGTTGCACGTTTTACAAAAGAAGATAGTGCAAGCTTCGGAGCATACGCTCATATGGGTGGAAAAATCGTCTCATTAACCATCATTGATGGTGTTGATGAAGAAGTTGCAAAAGATGTTAGTATGCATGTTGCAGCAATCAATCCAAAATATTTGGATCCATCTCAAATCAGCGAAGACGTCATTGAACACGAAAAACAAATTCTTACTGCAGAAGCATTAAATGAAGGTAAACCAGCAAACATCGTCGAAAAAATGGTACAAGGTCGCTTAAACAAATATTTGAAAGAAATTTGTTTAGTGAATCAACCATTTGTAAAAGATCCCGATCAAACCGTTGAAAAATTTGTCAAAGCAAACAAGGGTACAATTGTTGGGTTTACTCGCTTAGAAGTCGGTGAAGGTATTGAAAAACGCCAAGATGATTTCGCAAGCGAAGTTATGAGTCAAGTTAACGCTTAA
- the pyrH gene encoding UMP kinase, with product MSEKTRVILKLSGEALSNGDSQAIDPEKVRAIAKEVKMAYDLDKFEIGIIVGGGNIWRGKTASEMGMERSSADYMGMIATILNALALQNAIEELGIETRTMTSLNIPQVAEPYIRRKAISNFEKNRIVIFGGGTGNPYFSTDTTSALRAAELGAKRILMAKNGTDGVYDKDPRKYKDATKYTQLTHQEVLELGLGVMDSTASALCKDNDIEIVVFDMNQPGNIKRAAAGDAVGTRIY from the coding sequence ATGAGTGAAAAGACAAGGGTAATATTAAAGCTGAGCGGTGAAGCTCTCAGTAATGGAGATTCGCAAGCGATTGATCCTGAGAAAGTACGGGCGATAGCCAAAGAAGTAAAAATGGCATATGATTTGGATAAGTTTGAAATTGGAATCATTGTCGGTGGCGGTAATATTTGGCGTGGTAAAACAGCCAGTGAAATGGGAATGGAACGTTCTAGTGCCGACTACATGGGTATGATTGCTACAATCCTCAATGCACTTGCGCTACAAAATGCGATTGAAGAACTAGGAATTGAAACGCGAACAATGACAAGTCTGAATATTCCCCAAGTTGCGGAGCCGTATATACGCCGAAAAGCAATTAGTAATTTTGAGAAGAATCGAATTGTAATTTTTGGTGGAGGAACAGGAAATCCCTACTTCTCCACAGATACAACCAGTGCACTACGTGCTGCCGAACTCGGTGCGAAACGAATACTGATGGCGAAAAATGGTACCGATGGAGTCTACGATAAAGACCCACGGAAATACAAGGATGCGACCAAGTATACCCAATTGACCCATCAGGAAGTTTTGGAACTAGGTCTCGGTGTTATGGACTCCACTGCAAGTGCTTTATGCAAAGATAATGATATTGAGATTGTTGTCTTTGATATGAATCAACCTGGAAATATAAAACGTGCGGCTGCTGGAGATGCAGTGGGAACACGAATTTATTAA
- the frr gene encoding ribosome recycling factor, with the protein MPEMILMELEEKMEARIKNLSHELAKIRTGRANPRMFDDVHVPYYGVETPITQVANISVPEPTQLIVKPYDRSIVKDVEKAIMAANLGVNPNNEGVQLRIVLPALTKERRIELTKQVKKYGEEAKISIRNYRRDGNDAIKKLEKNHEISEDDSKGYQEDIQELTDKYTDKIDQVVQEKDEDIMSI; encoded by the coding sequence ATGCCAGAAATGATCTTAATGGAATTAGAAGAAAAAATGGAGGCTCGTATTAAAAATTTATCGCATGAATTAGCGAAAATCAGAACTGGACGTGCCAATCCAAGAATGTTTGATGACGTACATGTTCCATATTATGGTGTGGAAACACCGATTACCCAAGTAGCAAATATCAGTGTTCCTGAGCCAACTCAACTTATTGTAAAACCGTACGATCGTTCCATCGTTAAGGATGTTGAAAAAGCGATTATGGCAGCCAATTTAGGTGTCAATCCGAATAACGAAGGGGTTCAACTGCGGATTGTTTTACCAGCATTGACCAAAGAACGCCGTATTGAGTTGACAAAACAAGTTAAGAAATACGGTGAAGAGGCAAAAATATCGATTCGCAACTATCGTCGTGATGGAAATGATGCGATTAAAAAACTAGAAAAAAATCATGAAATCAGCGAAGATGATTCGAAAGGATATCAAGAAGATATTCAAGAATTGACGGATAAGTATACCGATAAAATTGATCAAGTTGTTCAAGAAAAAGACGAAGATATTATGAGTATCTAG